GCGAGAGCCTGCGCCTCAACCAGCTCAACGTCGACTTCCAGGTGGACACCTCCTCGGAcagccccttcctcatcctgccCCTCACCTTCTACCACGTGCTGGACGCCGCCAGCCCCCTGCGGGACGTGGAGCTGCGCAGCGGGGAGGGAGACTTCGAGCTGGTGGTGATCCTGAGCGGCACCGTGGAGTCCACCAGCGCCACCTGCCAGGTGCGCACCTCCTACCTGCCCGAGGAGATCCTCTGGGGCTACGAGTTCAGCCCTGCCATCTCCCTCTCGCCCAGCGGCAAGTACGTGGCGGACTTCAGCCTCTTCGACCAGGTGGTGAAGGTGGCGGCGCCCTGCTGCCTGCGCCAGGACGTCCGCTTCGGGGACCCCGAGAAGGCGAAGCTGGAGGAGTCGCTGCGGGAGGCGGCCGAGAGGGAGCGGGAGGGAGCCCTCAGCGTCCGCATCAGCAACGTCtgagccgccgccgccccggggCCGCCGCCCGCGGCGGGGACATCGAGCCTGGCGGTGGCACCGGCCCCGcgtccccctcccagccccccggAATCGTCACCAGCCCTGCAAGCGTCCCCGGCCCGGGAGGTGCCGCCACCGGCACCCCCCCGAGATTGTCACCAGCCTGGGAGGCGCCACCGGCCCCTGGAGTCGTCACCAGCCGTGGAGGTGGCCCCGGAGCTGCCACTAGCCCCGGAGCTGCCACTAGCCCCGGAGGTGCCACCAGCCCCCGCGGTGGCACTCGTCCCGGAGGTGCCTCCAGAGCCAGAGATGGCCTCAGCCACGGAAttgtcaccagccctggaagtgtcACAGCCTCCGAGGTGCCACCAGCCCCAGAGATGCCACCAGCCCTGgaactggcagcagagctgcaagtgCCACCCGTGCCAGAGGTgccaccaagccctgcagatgccaccagcaccacagctgcaacCAGCCCTCAAGTGCCACCCGTGCCAGAGGTGCCAAGCCCTGGAgatgccaccagctcctccctgtCCCATCCCTCCTGGGCCATTGTCCCCCTCCCCTGTGGCCTGGGGACCTCACAGgtgcctgctgggggggggctatgtgccccctgccccctccctacccggagacccccccccagggcaTGACCCTGGCCAGAGGTGGTCCCcagggttggggggagggggggacacCCAcacaaggcctcctccagcccctgggggacagcagggacaccccagagagctgagcctggagcctCTCACTGCACCTTTGGGCCTGGGGCCCACCAGCCCAGGACCCCTCCTCAGCATCCCCCCCGCAAGCCCCTGTCGAGAGGTggtccccagggaggggagcagggacaaggccacctccagccccttgGGGCCACCTGGGGCCACCCCAGTGAGCTGACACCACACATCTGGGCCTGAAGACCCTCCCCCAACCCCAggatcccctcctgcccccccagcttggggttcccccctcccccccactttCCTGGGGCTCATCACActcaggggggaggggaaacaaGCAGGaagaacccccccccccccccccccgacctgtgttgctcctccttgtgctgaccccccccaaaatccaggctggggtggggacaCCGTGGGGGGGTTGTGTCACTGATAATCGGTGCCCCCCCCCAAACAGAggggctgggaccccccccTCAGCCCTGTTGCTGCTGCTAACGTAGAGCTCTGCTATTAACGTGGGCCCCcccctctgtccatctgtctaTATAGAGAGCCACTAACTGGAGAGAGGGGGGgggcccccccaaaaaatccttCCTCaagacccccaccccccaaaaacccctccccccccccccgcccctccccccccggttctcagcctccttttgggGGGAGAAAAGGTGAAACAGCTACTAAATAAAAGTTCTCTCGACGGtgggggcagagctctgctgcctgacCTCGGGGGGGGACAGCCCCAAAAGAAGTTGGGGGGGTCCcagccacctcccaccccccacccccctgccccagagcagcaggtagGAGGACAGAGCTTTATTGATACCCTCCCAGTACAAAGGGGAACTGAGACCAgtagggggctggggggtgctgaATGTGCACCccctgaggagagctggggggggaagggggtggggcagggggggaggttgTATcagccccacccccaccccccaccaaagCTGAGGACCCCCCCCCCATGGGGACAGTGACATCCCCAGAGGGTCCCTGCATGGGGAccaggccaggggctgggggggggacacacaggggactctgtgtgtgtccccgaccccccccccaccccccccgggctgcacaggctgggggagcgggggaggggcttaaaaaccaccacaaagtgGTCCAGgaccaggcagctccagggctggggacagcttgGGGACAGCTTGGGGACAGCTTGGGGACAGcaggggccagggccaggcaggagctgctcacacCAGGAACGACGAAGTCTGCTTGAACTCACTCTGCAGGGACgggggggcaagggggggaCACGGGGGGACAAAGGAAGGgatgaggaggggacagggaggggacatcaggggcagcaggagccagcagcagggacagggcttgggTGGGCAGCACCTGGGTGGCTTTGGTCACCTTGCCCAGGTCATGGTCCCCAAATTGCTccatggggacagggatggcaGCCACAAGCCTGGAGGGCACCGAGGGGACACCCGGGGGGGGGACACCCAGAGCAGGGTACCCAGGGCAGGGTACCCAGGGGAGGGCACCAAGGGGACACCCGGGGGGGACACACCCAGGGCAAGGCACCGAAGGGACACCCGGGGGGGGACACCCAGgggacacccagggcagggtacccagggcagggcaccaaGGGGACACCCAGGGGGGACACACCCAGGGCAGGGTACCCAGGGCAGGGTACCCAGGGGAGGGCACCAAGGGGAGGGCACCAAGGGGACATCCGGGGGGGACACACCCAGGGCAGGGTACCCAGGGCAGGGTACCCAGGGGAGGGCACCAAGGGGAGGGCACCAAGGGGAGGGCACCAAGGGGACACCCGGGGGGGGGGACACCCGAGGGGGGACACCCGGGGGGGGACACCCAGGGCAAGGCACCGAAGGGACACCCGGGGGGGGACACCCAGgggacacccagggcagggtACCCAGGGGAGGGCACCAAGGGGACACCCGGGGGGGGACACCCAGGGGGGGGACACCCAGGGGGGGGTACCCAGGGGGGGGCACCAAGGGGACACCCAGGAgctccctgcacccccccagcaggagggggggggggggtgggtggcacTGTCCCCAGCTCAGGGTCCCCAAGGAGCTGCAAGGGACACTGTGGGCAGGGATGGCACAAAGGGGGCACTGAGGGGTCCCCACTGCCTTGCTTTGCACCCCCCATGTCCCCCCCACGCCCCCTCCCCACTCACCTGGCTGCGGGGGGAGGCTTGGCTGTAGATCACCTTCTTGCCGCTGCCGCTGCGGGGAGGGGCAGCATCAGGACAGGtcccctctgtgtcccctccctctgTTCCCTCCCAGTGTCCCCTCAGGTCCCACCCTGAGCACCTGGGGGACACcctggggggggacacacaccccGGGGGggacagcccagcctgcagagaccaccccccaaaacccccaaccctggTGGCAGCGGCGCAGGGACCTCACTTACTCCTTTCTCTCTGCAAGAGACAGAAAGAGGGGGGGTCAGGGGGGGTCAGGGGGGGTCAGGGGCACggggggggcacggggggggcACTCACTGCTGAAGTAGCCTCGGCTGTAGGCAAACCAGATGCCAAAGGCCACCAGGGCCAGCACcatcagcagcaccaccacggcTGCCACGATGCCTCCCACGTTGACCTCGCCTGGGGGCAGAGgcaaagggcagcagggctgggggcagcccagcagagaccCTCCCCCGGGTCAgccccaggccaccagcaggggcagcaccatCACCACCCAGGtcaccacccccccccgccaGGGTCACCCCCACCAGGGTCCGCACTAACCCCCCAGGCCAGCCCCCAGGCCACCCCCAGTAGGGTCACTGGCACCAGGGTCACCCCCAGtcgagctgtgccagcctggcagggctgctgccccctccccagccgaGCCCTGTGCCGGGCAGGGGGCACCAGGCCCTGCCCGCAGCTCCTTACTGGCCTCCAGGCGGGCTCCGTCGGACCGCTGGGGGGCGCCCACGTTGTTGTTGGCCTCGCAGGAGTACTCCCCGGAGTCGAAGGCAGTCAGGGGCTCAAagacctgggcaggggcaggctgctgaggcctgggggcactggggggggggcgAGGGCACAGGGGTGGTGGGATGCCCCCTGGGTGCCCTCCCCTGGGTGTCCCCTCGGTGCCCTCCAGGCTTGtggctgccaccctgcccccagggtCCCATGGAGCAATTTGGGGACCATGACCTGGGCAAGGTGACCAAAGCCACCCAGGTGCTGCCCACCCAACCCCTGTCccacctgctgcccctggcacctgctgcccctggctccttctgcccctggcacctgctgccctggcacctgctccccctggcacctgctccccctggctcctgctccccctggctcctgctccccctggcacctgctgcccctggcacctgctgccctggcacctgccaccctggcacctgctccccctggctcctgctccccctggctcctgctccccctggcacctgctgcccctggcacctgccGCCCTGGCACCTGctccccctggctcctgctcctcctggctcctgctccccctggctcctgctcgcCCTGGCACCTGCCGCCCTGGCACCTGctccccctggctcctgctccccctggctcctgctgcccctggcacctgctgcccctggctcctgctccccctggctcctgctcgcCCTGGCACCTGctccccctggctcctgctgcccctggctcctgctccccctggctcctgctgcccctggcacctgctgcccctggctcctgctccccctggcacctgctgcccctggcacctgctgcccctggctcctgctccccctggctcctgctcgcCCTGGCACCTGctccccctggctcctgctgcccctggctcctgctccccctggctcctgctgcccctggcacctgctgcccctggctcctgctccccctggcacctgctgcccctggcacctgctgccctggctcctgctgcccctggcacctgctcgccctggctcctgctccccctggctcctgctccccctggctcctgctgcccctggcacctgctccccctggcacctgctgcccctggcacctgctgccctggctcctgctgccctggctcctgctgcccctggctcctgctccccctggcacctgctgcccctggcacctgctgccctggctcctgctccccctggcacctgctgcccctggcacctgctgccctggctcctgctccccctggctcctgctccccctggcacctgctgcccctggcacctgccGCCCTGGCACCTGctccccctggctcctgctccccctggcacctgctccccctggctcctgctccccctggcacctgctccccctggctcctgctccccctggctcctgctccccctggcacctgctgcccctggctcctgctgcccctggctcctgctccccctggctcctgctcgccctggctcctgctcgccctggcacctgctgccctggcacctgCTCCCCCGGCACCTGCTCCCCCTGGCACCTGctccccctggctcctgctccccctggctcctgctcgccctggctcctgctccccctggcacctgctgcccctggcacctgccgccctggctcctgctgcccctggcacctgctccccctggcacctgctccccctggctcctgctgcccctggcaccgatgtcccctccttgccctgccctTGTGCCCCCGGTGCCCCCCGCTGCCCGGCCCTGGCGCTCACCAGCTCGCCCGTGGCGGGGTCCTGGCTGTAGGAGGAGTTGCGGAAGGCAGGgctgcccccggggctgggtGGCATCACGATGCCATCCTTGTACCAGCggaaggtggggggtggggagcccTCGGTCTCGGTGCAGCGCAGCACAGTCCTGCTGCCGATGGTGGCCGAGGAGGGGACGTGGGCCAGGGGCTTGGagggtggcactgagggacaggcaggggacaggcaggggtCAGGCAGGGGTCAGGCAGGGcatggccagggctgggcactccgtgggcggggggggggggggaggggtggcagTGTCCATCCCCAGGAGATGGTGGCACAAGAACTGGGCCCAaactccacccccccccagcttggtgtcccccTGTGAAAGTCAAGGagtgtccccagcccccccccctgctgtcccctgcccccccccgctgtcccctgcccccccccgctgtccccagcccccccccgctgtcccctgcccccccccccgctgtcccctgccccccccccgctgtcccctgcccccccccgctGTCCctagccccccccccccgctgtccccagccccccccctgctgtccccagccccccccccacgctgtcccctgccccccccgctgtgcccagccccccccctgctgtccccagcccccccccccccgtcctCTGGGCCCcccccctgctgtccccacctGCCCAGGAGGCCTAGGCTCAGGTCCCGACCCCCGGCCTGGGGTCCCCACGAGAGGgggaggagctgaggggctCAGACCCCAGACGCTGGGGGGGGGCCCAGGGCGGGGGGgtcccagctccagggctgctgtccccagggggcagtgggggacaagcagcaggagcagccccaggccctccccctcccaccgAGAGGCTTTGagtcccccccccccgggcctgGCATCCGCAGcggcgcggggggggggggcaggggcggggcggggcggggccgggcgcggcggggcggggccgggcgcggcggggcggggccgggcgcggcggggcggggccgggccgtaCCCTGGACGATGAGGGTGACCTCGGACTTGGCGATCTGGCTTCCCTCCCCAACCACCTCGCAGATGTAGCGCCCGGAGTCCGCCCTGGTGACCGCGCTCAGCCggatgctggtgggggagaactGCACCCTGCTGCGGTAGGGCTctgcggggggcaggggctcaggGTGGGCTCGGgctgcccccccccggcccgggACCccgcaggaggtgctggggaccACAAGTGGCttcatccctccccccccccggcggggaggctccaggcagcGGTGAGGACAAGAAGGGGCTCCAGGCCTCCCCCCCGGGGGGGGTCTGCAGGGGACAGAAGGGAcgcggcccccccccccccccccccccggcttggggtccccaggaggtggtgagggGCAGCGGTGGGGGTCACCCCCCAGCTCCACGGCCTCCAGCTAAGGTGGGCACAGGGGGTGGCTCCAAGCCCCCAGGTGGCAGTGGGGACAAGAACTGggggcacccccccccccccccccggcttgGTGGGGACCAAACCCTTGCCCAGCGGTGCCCAGGAGGTGACCACCAAgaccctccccagggcagatggagagaagcaggggaggggcacaggggcaggctgtgccagggctgtgccagggctgtgcccagggctgtgcccagggctgtgccaggccgtgcccagggctgtgccagggctgtgccaggccgtgcccagggctgtgccagggccgTGCCAGGCCGTGCCCACCTGTCAGCTCCTTGCCATAGtagaagagcagcagggaagagccCTTCTGGAACTTCCACTCGATGCGGGGGTTGGCCCAGCTGGAGCGGAAGGCGGCGCAGGGGATGtccacagctgccagggcacagcagggctctgggcacctgccaggggctggcaccgGCACCGCTGCCTGGGGGCGACCCAGACAGGGGCACACATCCCCCCCACCCgggaccagccccagcccctcccccccagtccGGCCGGAACCCTGGGTGATgccggggagggggaggggggcatggcagggggggtgagcagggggggtgctgaggggggcggcagggggactgggggtttgggggcagcaggggggcagggggctggggggcggcagggggggcggggggcactCACATTGGTGCTCAGGCACTTCCTTGGTCTGCGTGGTGACCTGGGCTCCCACGAGTGACGCTGGGgggaagggcacagagctggcacctgggcagctggggcagggaggtcagcagcagccccggggcacccaggggtgacctcactctgtgcctggctgcccagcaggtGCCAGCTGCGGGAGCTGGAAAATCCTGCCCGGCCTGCTCCCCGCCCTGCAACGCCCAGGCTGGCACCCCCGTGGCACACACAGCACGCTGGGGCACCCCAGGCTGGCACCCCCGTGGCACACAGCGCACTGGGGCACCCCAGGCTGGCACCCCCGTGGCACACACAGCACGCTGGGGCACCCCAGGCTGGCACCCCCGTGGCACACAGCGCACTGGGGCACCCCAGGCTGGCACCCCCGTGGCACACAGCGCACTGGGGCACCCCAGGCTGGCACCCCCGTGGCATACACAGCGCGCTGGGGCACCCAAGGCTGGCACCCCCGTGGCACACAGCATGCTGGGGCACCCCAGGCTGGCACCCCCGTGGCACACAGCGCACTGGGGCACCCCAGGCTGGCACCCCCGTGGCACACAGCGCACTGGGGCACCCCAGGCTGGCACCCCCGTGGCACACAGCGCACTGGGGCACCCCAGGCTGGCACCCCCGTGGCATACACAGCGCGCTGGGGCACCCAAGGCTGGCACCCGCGTGGCACACAGCGCGCTGGGGCACCCCAAGGCTGGCACCACGCGGCCCGGGGGGGGCACCATGCAGCCCCTGGTGGTACCACGCGGCGCGGGGGGGGGCGGCAGCCCACCCGAGCGTCCCCTGCCCATCGAGGCTGCCAGGCCACAGCGCCGGTGCCCCCGCAGGCCGATGGCTGTACCCTGCCGGTCGGTGCCCCCGGGGGGGTGAGTCACGCCGGGAGGTGGCTGCCAGCCTTGCCCCCAAGCCACCTTTGCACCCCGAGCCGCCGCCAGGGCAAGCCCAGGAGGGCAGCGGTGCCCCAAGGCCGTCCcgggggcacagggggggcagagggggggcaCAGTCTGGTGCCCCCCAAGCTCCGAGGGCTTCCCAAGCCGGGGCACGGTGGCACCGTTCTGAGCCGGaacgcccccagccccctcccccgggGCCACGTCCTGAGGCGACAAAGATTTGGGGTTACTTTAGGCAGATTCGGGGCAGAGGCGACACCCAGAGCGTGCCCAAGGGGTGCCCAGGtctccagctggcacagggctcgggcAGGATCGGGTTAACCCCGACCGGCGCTGCGATTGTCCCGGGACAATGGCGGAGACGTCACAGCACGGCAGGGACAGGAAGGGCTACCGAGGCCACCCCCGGCGCAGCCCTGCCCCGGTGCCccggtgccctgcagcccttggcagcAGCGGCGGCTCGGCGGTAACCGGGCCGGGGGGCGCCACCCGATGCCCCCCGACGGGGACACCTCTGCCACCGGCGGTCATCGCCAACCGGCCCCGGGAGGTTTCGCCACCGCCGGTTTCCGGCCTCGGGAAGTGCCACCGGATCCGCCCCCCCATGCCCGAGGGGGGTTGGGATGGGGTCGGTGCCACCGAATCCTGCCCCTCCCTCGGCTGTAGTGCTCAACGGGGGGGGCACCGGAGACCCTCCACG
The Dryobates pubescens isolate bDryPub1 chromosome 41 unlocalized genomic scaffold, bDryPub1.pri SUPER_41_unloc_2, whole genome shotgun sequence genome window above contains:
- the F11R gene encoding junctional adhesion molecule A, with translation MAGAARRGPGVRPRPLLLLLGAAAASLVGAQVTTQTKEVPEHQSVDIPCAAFRSSWANPRIEWKFQKGSSLLLFYYGKELTEPYRSRVQFSPTSIRLSAVTRADSGRYICEVVGEGSQIAKSEVTLIVQVPPSKPLAHVPSSATIGSRTVLRCTETEGSPPPTFRWYKDGIVMPPSPGGSPAFRNSSYSQDPATGELVFEPLTAFDSGEYSCEANNNVGAPQRSDGARLEASEVNVGGIVAAVVVLLMVLALVAFGIWFAYSRGYFSKRKDGSGKKVIYSQASPRSQSEFKQTSSFLV